From one Hirundo rustica isolate bHirRus1 chromosome 8, bHirRus1.pri.v3, whole genome shotgun sequence genomic stretch:
- the MFSD13A gene encoding transmembrane protein 180 isoform X2 codes for MGLRLLACLFHLPTAVIYGSLSLFVSILHNVFLLYYVDTFVSVYKIDKLSFWIGETVFLIWNSLNDPLFGWLSDRVFLSTQQAGAEISSPEVVLKRLRALSHNGPLFAISFLAFWVAWAHPGLQFLLCLCMLYIEKLSVPQEKRITLAEYLQQLSRHRNFLWFVCMNLIQVFHCHFNSNFFPLFLEHLLSDQISVSTGSFLLGVSYIAPHLNNLYFLSLCRRCGVYAVVRGLFFLKLALSVVMLLAGPDQVYLLCIFIASNRVFTEGTCKLLNLVVTDLVDEDLVLNRRKQAASALLFGMVALVTKPGQTFAPLIGTWLLCAYTGYDIFQRNPLNNVVSAQPKLESAAALEPTLRQGCFYLLVFVPITCALLQLLSWSQFSLHGKRLQMVKAQRQSLTQGQAPEVKTI; via the exons ATGGGGCTGCGACTGCTGGCTTGTCTTTTCCATTTGCCCACTGCAGTGATCTACGGGTCTCTGTCGctctttgtttccattttgcaCAACGTGTTCCTCCTGTACTATGTGGACACCTTTGTCTCCGTTTACAAGATTGATAAACTGTCCTTTTGGATAGGAGAG ACAGTGTTTCTGATCTGGAACAGCCTCAATGACCCTCTGTTTGGCTGGCTGAGTGACCGAGTGTTCCTTAGCACACAGCA ggcaggagcagagatttCCTCTCCTGAAGTAGTTCTGAAGAGGCTCAGAGCGCTAAGCCACAATGGCCCCCTCTTTGCCATTTCTTTCCTGGCTTTCTGGGTTGCCTGGGCTCATCCTGGTTTGCAGTTCCTCCTTTGCCTTTGCAT GCTGTACATTGAGAAACTCTCCGTCCCCCAGGAGAAGAGGATCACCCTGGCAGAGtatctccagcagctctcccgGCATCGCAACTTCCTTTGGTTTGTCTGCATGAATCTCATCCAG GTTTTTCACTGCCATTTTAACAGCAACTTCTTCCCTCTGTTCCTGGAGCACCTGCTGTCAGACCAGATCTCTGTCTCTACTGGATCCTTCCTGCTTG GTGTTTCCTACATTGCCCCCCATCTCAACAACCTCTACTTCCTGTCGCTCTGCCGCCGCTGTGGGGTTTATGCTGTAGTGCGAGGACTCTTCTTCCTGAAGCTGGCTCTGAGTGTTGTcatgctcctggcaggacctgatCAGGTGTATCTACTCTGCATCTTCATTGCCAG CAACCGTGTGTTCACAGAAGGGACCTGTAAGTTACTCAACCTGGTGGTCACTGACTTAGTGGATGAGGACCTAGTCCTGAACCGTAGGAAGCAGGcagcctcagccctgctctTCGGGATGGTGGCTCTGGTCACCAAGCCGGGCCAGACCTTCGCCCCCCTGATCGGCACCTGGCTGCTGTGTGCGTACACAG GCTATGACATCTTCCAGCGCAATCCCCTGAACAACGTGGTGAGTGCCCAGCCGAAGCTGGAGTCTGCCGCGGCCTTGGAGCCAACTCTTCGCCAGGGCTGCTTTTACCTCCTCGTCTTTGTGCCCATCACATGcgccctgctgcagctcctcagctggtCACAGTTCAGCCTGCATGGGAAGCGGCTGCAGATGGTGAAGGCTCAGCGGCAGAGCCTGACACAAGGCCAAGCACCAGAGGTCAAAACAATCTAA
- the MFSD13A gene encoding transmembrane protein 180 isoform X1 has protein sequence MGLRLLACLFHLPTAVIYGSLSLFVSILHNVFLLYYVDTFVSVYKIDKLSFWIGETVFLIWNSLNDPLFGWLSDRVFLSTQQAGAEISSPEVVLKRLRALSHNGPLFAISFLAFWVAWAHPGLQFLLCLCMYDSFLTMVDLHHNALLADLAVSAKDRTSLNFYCSLFSAIGSLSVFMSYAVWNKEDFFSFRIFCILLALCSIVGFTLSTQLLRQRFQADGKAKWDQESTLKELYIEKLSVPQEKRITLAEYLQQLSRHRNFLWFVCMNLIQVFHCHFNSNFFPLFLEHLLSDQISVSTGSFLLGVSYIAPHLNNLYFLSLCRRCGVYAVVRGLFFLKLALSVVMLLAGPDQVYLLCIFIASNRVFTEGTCKLLNLVVTDLVDEDLVLNRRKQAASALLFGMVALVTKPGQTFAPLIGTWLLCAYTGYDIFQRNPLNNVVSAQPKLESAAALEPTLRQGCFYLLVFVPITCALLQLLSWSQFSLHGKRLQMVKAQRQSLTQGQAPEVKTI, from the exons ATGGGGCTGCGACTGCTGGCTTGTCTTTTCCATTTGCCCACTGCAGTGATCTACGGGTCTCTGTCGctctttgtttccattttgcaCAACGTGTTCCTCCTGTACTATGTGGACACCTTTGTCTCCGTTTACAAGATTGATAAACTGTCCTTTTGGATAGGAGAG ACAGTGTTTCTGATCTGGAACAGCCTCAATGACCCTCTGTTTGGCTGGCTGAGTGACCGAGTGTTCCTTAGCACACAGCA ggcaggagcagagatttCCTCTCCTGAAGTAGTTCTGAAGAGGCTCAGAGCGCTAAGCCACAATGGCCCCCTCTTTGCCATTTCTTTCCTGGCTTTCTGGGTTGCCTGGGCTCATCCTGGTTTGCAGTTCCTCCTTTGCCTTTGCATGTACGACAGCTTTCTCACCATGGTTGACCTCCATCACAATGCCTTGCTTGCAGACCTGGCTGTTTCAGCAAAAGACAGGACTAGCCTCAATTTCTACTGCTCCCTCTTCAGTGCCATAGGCTCCCTGTCTGTCTTCATGTCCTATGCAGTGTGGAACAAGGAGGACTTCTTTTCCTTTCGCATATTTTGCATCCTGCTGGCCCTTTGCTCCATTGTTGGTTTCACCCTGTCCACGCAGCTGCTCCGCCAGCGGTTTCAGGCTGATGGGAAAGCGAAATGGGACCAGGAATCAACCCTGAAAGA GCTGTACATTGAGAAACTCTCCGTCCCCCAGGAGAAGAGGATCACCCTGGCAGAGtatctccagcagctctcccgGCATCGCAACTTCCTTTGGTTTGTCTGCATGAATCTCATCCAG GTTTTTCACTGCCATTTTAACAGCAACTTCTTCCCTCTGTTCCTGGAGCACCTGCTGTCAGACCAGATCTCTGTCTCTACTGGATCCTTCCTGCTTG GTGTTTCCTACATTGCCCCCCATCTCAACAACCTCTACTTCCTGTCGCTCTGCCGCCGCTGTGGGGTTTATGCTGTAGTGCGAGGACTCTTCTTCCTGAAGCTGGCTCTGAGTGTTGTcatgctcctggcaggacctgatCAGGTGTATCTACTCTGCATCTTCATTGCCAG CAACCGTGTGTTCACAGAAGGGACCTGTAAGTTACTCAACCTGGTGGTCACTGACTTAGTGGATGAGGACCTAGTCCTGAACCGTAGGAAGCAGGcagcctcagccctgctctTCGGGATGGTGGCTCTGGTCACCAAGCCGGGCCAGACCTTCGCCCCCCTGATCGGCACCTGGCTGCTGTGTGCGTACACAG GCTATGACATCTTCCAGCGCAATCCCCTGAACAACGTGGTGAGTGCCCAGCCGAAGCTGGAGTCTGCCGCGGCCTTGGAGCCAACTCTTCGCCAGGGCTGCTTTTACCTCCTCGTCTTTGTGCCCATCACATGcgccctgctgcagctcctcagctggtCACAGTTCAGCCTGCATGGGAAGCGGCTGCAGATGGTGAAGGCTCAGCGGCAGAGCCTGACACAAGGCCAAGCACCAGAGGTCAAAACAATCTAA
- the ACTR1A gene encoding alpha-centractin has translation MESYDVIANQPVVIDNGSGVIKAGFAGDQIPKYCFPNYVGRPKHVRVMAGALEGDIFIGPKAEEHRGLLAIRYPMEHGIVKDWNDMERIWQYVYSKDQLQTFSEEHPVLLTEAPLNPRKNRERAAEVFFETFNVPALFISMQAVLSLYATGRTTGVVLDSGDGVTHAVPIYEGFAMPHSIMRIDIAGRDVSRFLRLYLRKEGYDFHTTSEFEIVKTIKERACYLSINPQKDETLETEKAQYYLPDGSTIEIGPARFRAPELLFRPDLIGEECEGLHEVLVFAIQKSDMDLRRTLFSNIVLSGGSTLFKGFGDRLLSEVKKLAPKDVKIRISAPQERLYSTWIGGSILASLDTFKKMWVSKKEYEEDGARAIHRKTF, from the exons ATGGAGTCCTACGATGTGATAGCGAACCAGCCCGTCGTGATAGACAAC GGCTCAGGTGTGATTAAAGCAGGTTTTGCGGGCGATCAGATACCAAAATACTGCTTTCCGAACTA TGTGGGCAGACCAAAGCACGTTCGTGTTATGGCTGGTGCTTTAGAAGGGGACATTTTCATTGGTCCAAAGGCAGAG GAGCACAGAGGTCTTCTTGCGATCCGATACCCGATGGAGCATGGCATAGTGAAGGACTGGAACGACATGGAGCGCATCTGGCAGTACGTGTATTCTAAAGACCAGCTCCAGACATTCTCAGAAGAG catcctgtgctgctgacagaagCACCCCTAAACCCACGCAAGAACAGAGAGCGTGCTGCTGAGGTGTTTTTTGAGACCTTCAATGTGCCAGCACTGTTCATCTCCATGCAAGCTGTGCTTAGCCT CTACGCAACCGGCAGGACCACGGGAGTGGTGCTGGACTCTGGGGATGGCGTCACCCACGCGGTTCCCATCTATGAAGGCTTTGCCATGCCTCACTCCATCATGCGGATTGACATCGCTGGCCGGGATGTCTCCCGCTTCCTGCGTCTCTATCTCCGGAAGGAAGGCTATGACTTCCACACAACCTCTGAGTTTGAGATTGTCAAGACCATCAAGGAG CGTGCTTGCTACCTGTCAATAAACCCCCAGAAGGATGAGACTCTGGAGACTGAGAAGGCTCAGTACTACCTGCCAGATGGAAGCACCATTGAG ATTGGTCCTGCCCGTTTCCgagccccagagctcctgttCCGGCCGGACCTGATAGGGGAGGAATGTGAAGGACTTCATGAAGTGCTCGTTTTTGCCATTCAAAAGTCAGACATGGACCTGAGGCGAACGCTGTTCTCCAACATTGTGCTGTCTGGAGGCTCCACGCTTTTCAAAG GCTTTGGTGACAGGCTGTTGAGCGAAGTGAAGAAGCTAGCTCCGAAGGACGTCAAAATAAGG ATATCGGCTCCTCAGGAGAGATTGTATTCCACATGGATTGG TGGCTCTATCCTGGCCTCTCTGGACACCTTTAAGAAAATGTGGGTTTCGAAAAAGGAATATGAAGAAGACGGAGCTCGTGCCATCCACCGAAAAACCTTCTAG